A genomic region of Paralichthys olivaceus isolate ysfri-2021 chromosome 18, ASM2471397v2, whole genome shotgun sequence contains the following coding sequences:
- the LOC109626232 gene encoding Golgi phosphoprotein 3-like: MNSLTQRTSGLVQRRTEAIRSAADKERESGGEEEEARRGEEEEDDKGDSKETRLTLMEEVLLLGLKDREGYTSFWNDCISSGLRGCMLVELALRGRLQLEACGVRRRSLLSRKVICKSDAPTGDVLLDEALKHVKETQPPETVQSWIELLSGETWNPLKLHYQLRNVRERLAKNLVEKGVLTTEKQNFLLFDMTTHPLTNSSIKQRLVKKVQESVLEKWVNDPNRMDKRILALILLAHSSDVLENAFAPLQDDQYDLGMKRVHTLLELEPEKESAKPNANELMWAVVAAFTK; this comes from the exons ATGAACTCGCTCACGCAGAGGACCTCGGGCCTCGTCCAGCGGCGCACCGAGGCCATCCGCAGCGCCGCCGACAAGGAGAGGGAGTCCggcggggaggaggaggaggcgcgccgcggggaggaggaagaagacgacAAGGGGGACTCGAAGGAGACCAGGCTCACACTGATGgaggaggtgctgctgctgggcctCAAGGACCGAGAG GGCTACACGTCTTTCTGGAACGACTGTATTTCTTCCGGACTTCGCGGGTGCATGCTGGTGGAGCTGGCTCTCAGAGGGAGGCTACAGCTGGAGGCCTGCGGCGTGAGGAGGAGAAGCCTGCTGTCCAGGAAG GTGATCTGCAAGTCAGACGCTCCGACGGGAGACGTGTTGCTGGACGAGGCCTTGAAGCACGTAAAAGAAACCCAGCCTCCAGAGACGGTCCAGAGCTGGATAGAGCTATTGAGTG GAGAGACCTGGAATCCCCTGAAGCTGCACTACCAGCTGAGAAATGTTAGAGAGCGTCTGGCTAAGAACTTGGTTGAGAAAGGCGTCCTCACCACCGAGAAACAGAACTTCCTGCTCTTCGACATGACTACACATCCACTCACCAACAGCTCCATTAAACAG CGCCTTGTCAAGAAGGTCCAGGAGTCTGTTTTGGAGAAGTGGGTCAACGACCCCAACCGCATGGACAAGCGGATCCTGGCTTTGATCCTTCTGGCGCACTCGTCAGATGTTCTGGAGAATGCCTTCGCCCCGCTCCAAGATGACCAGTACGACCTGGGCATGAAAAGAGTCCACACTCTGCTTGAGCTGGAGCCGGAGAAAGAGAGCGCAAAGCCCAATGCCAACGAACTCATGTGGGCTGTCGTGGCTGCGTTTACTAAATGA